One Chitinophagaceae bacterium C216 genomic window carries:
- the queA_2 gene encoding S-adenosylmethionine:tRNA ribosyltransferase-isomerase: MKLSQFHFDLPLNLIAQYPAKKREDARMMVVHRQTGQIENRYFRDILEYFDDKDVFVVNNTKVFPARMYGRKEKTGAKIEVFLLRELNKPNRLWDVIVDPARKIRVGNKLYFGENEELVAEVIDNTTSRGRTIKFLWEGDEDSFRAQLQALGETPLPKYIKRKPEEEDKERYQTVYAKYEGAVAAPTAGLHFSRELIKRLEIKGIRFAEITLHTGLGTFRPIEVEDLSKHKMDAEYYRIDEQACKIVNKAKETGHRICAIGTTTMRALESSFTAQKLLKPSEGWTNMFIHPPYDFSIADAMVTNFHLPKTSLLIMTSAFAGYELTMEAYKKAIKDKYRFFSYGDALLIL, from the coding sequence ATGAAGCTTTCACAATTTCACTTTGATCTTCCCCTGAACCTTATTGCACAGTACCCCGCGAAAAAAAGAGAAGATGCCAGAATGATGGTGGTGCATCGTCAGACAGGGCAAATTGAAAACAGATACTTCCGCGACATTCTAGAGTATTTTGACGATAAGGATGTATTTGTTGTAAATAACACCAAAGTATTCCCGGCCAGAATGTATGGCCGCAAGGAGAAAACAGGTGCCAAAATCGAGGTTTTCCTGCTGCGCGAGCTGAATAAGCCCAACCGCCTCTGGGACGTTATTGTAGACCCGGCACGTAAAATCCGCGTGGGTAACAAGCTTTACTTTGGGGAAAACGAAGAGCTGGTTGCAGAAGTGATTGACAACACTACCAGCCGTGGTAGAACCATCAAGTTTTTATGGGAAGGTGATGAGGATAGTTTCAGAGCCCAATTACAGGCTCTAGGAGAAACACCATTGCCTAAATACATTAAGCGTAAACCAGAAGAAGAAGATAAAGAACGCTATCAAACCGTTTACGCTAAATACGAAGGCGCCGTAGCAGCTCCCACTGCCGGTCTCCACTTCAGTCGTGAGTTGATTAAGCGCTTGGAGATTAAAGGTATCCGCTTTGCCGAAATCACCCTGCATACAGGACTGGGCACCTTTAGACCCATCGAGGTGGAAGACCTCAGCAAGCACAAGATGGATGCCGAGTACTATCGCATCGACGAGCAGGCATGTAAGATTGTAAACAAAGCTAAAGAAACAGGTCATCGTATCTGCGCTATTGGCACCACTACCATGCGTGCGCTGGAGTCGTCTTTTACCGCACAAAAATTACTGAAACCCTCAGAAGGGTGGACCAACATGTTTATTCATCCTCCGTATGACTTCAGCATCGCAGATGCTATGGTTACGAACTTCCATTTACCGAAAACCAGTCTGCTGATTATGACCAGCGCTTTTGCCGGTTATGAACTTACCATGGAGGCCTATAAAAAGGCGATCAAAGACAAATACCGATTCTTTAGTTATGGAGATGCGTTGTTGATTCTGTAA